A region of Panicum virgatum strain AP13 chromosome 8N, P.virgatum_v5, whole genome shotgun sequence DNA encodes the following proteins:
- the LOC120684620 gene encoding serine/arginine repetitive matrix protein 1-like isoform X1, which produces MSALTGGRARPRLMTTPRAELGRDRLLPEQARPQLPPCRLPTHGWVVVAGGGSPTRGPAPLQRRNPSPPRPRRRGRRARADPPRRASPGARADLGSGSAPPSSALELGRLRALPPSPASSARPSLPTPSSAAAGEPHRPTPPTRSPLASCASAPPWPWARGSQAWRRRADASAGAAAGPGSGARGRRAEPADARRPGVLGPPLLRRTGSSAPCPTAVRAGRTRAARRPGCGSERRAGRRPAHGGAACGGVVAPPPMVGSPVPALVADGRAPRAGAPARPSHAPATARAQHCRRSISSTEWLPGSISRILRS; this is translated from the exons ATGTCGGCCTTGACTGGCGGGCGAGCTCGGCCGCGACTCATGACGACGCCGCGGGCAGAGCTCGGCCGCGACCGACTCCTCCCCGAACAAGCTCGGCCGCAGCTCCCGCCGTGCAGACTCCCGACGCATGGctgggtggtggtggccggtggtGGCTCCCCTACTCGCGGCCCTGCTCCCCTGCAGCGGCGGAACCCCAGCCCACCTCGGCCTCGTCGGCGTGGGCGTCGAGCTCGAGCAgatccgccgcgccgagctTCTCCAGGTGCTCGAGCGGATCTGGGTAGCGGATCCGCACCCCCCTCCTCGGcgctcgagctcggccggctccgggcgctccctccctccccagcCTCCAGCGCGCGGCCTTCCCTCCCCACGCCTTCCTCCGCGGCTGCCGGCGAGCCGCACCGCCCCACGCCTCCTACTCGCTCCCCCCTAGCCTCCTGTGCTTCGGCTCCCCCCTGGCCGTGGGCTCGCGGCAGCCaggcttggcggcggcgcgcggatgcGTCcgctggcgcggcggccgggccaggcagcggcgctcgggggcgccgcgccgagccagcggacgcgcggcggccgggcgtgttgggccctcctctgctccggcggaCGGGGAGCTCGGCTCCATGTCCAACCGCCGTGCGAGCAGGGcggacgcgcgcggcgcggcgcccagGCTGCGGCAGCGAACGGCGGGCGGGGCGGAGGCCAGCCCATGGCGGCGCTGCTTGCGGCGGAGTGGTGGCCCCGCCCCCGATGGTGGGCTCCCCCGTCCCTGCCCTTGTCGCCGACGGCCGAGCTCCGCGCGCGGGGGCGCCCGCCCGTCCCTCCCATGCCCCGGCCACGGCGCGTGCGCAACATTGCCGCCGCTCCATTTCTTCCACAGAATGGCTGCCAGGATCGATTTCCCGC ATACTTCGCAGTTGA